A window of the Chondrinema litorale genome harbors these coding sequences:
- a CDS encoding DUF1593 domain-containing protein, with product MNKTHCYQYLIILLVGFFFHTNYTYAQDLPRVIVSTDIGGDDPDDFQSMVHFLLYADMFDIEGLISSPPKEGRAKHIKEAIAAYSLDYPKLKQHGAFPKPSKLLKLTKQGATDAQAGLVPQELSDGAEWIIKKAQRKDERPLYILVWGSITDVAQAVHKAPNIKEKIRVYSIGSWNTRLDSLSQNYLFEQHPDLWWIENNTTFRGMYMGGNQTDDYGNLSFIEKHVKDYGAMGKLFWEKKKDIKMGDTPAVLYMLHGNPADPESESWGGAFIKKDHGPNYWTDNPDASLIENDKAGAKTVNKWRKAYLDDWKERMLWLR from the coding sequence ATGAACAAAACACATTGTTACCAGTATTTGATTATTCTACTAGTCGGATTCTTTTTTCATACAAATTATACTTATGCACAGGATTTACCGAGGGTAATTGTTTCTACAGACATTGGTGGCGATGATCCAGACGATTTTCAGTCGATGGTGCATTTTCTATTGTATGCCGATATGTTTGATATTGAGGGATTAATTAGTTCGCCGCCCAAAGAAGGCAGAGCCAAGCATATAAAAGAAGCCATTGCAGCATATTCTCTAGATTATCCTAAACTGAAACAACATGGAGCTTTCCCAAAGCCTAGTAAATTGCTAAAGCTCACCAAACAAGGCGCTACAGATGCACAAGCTGGATTAGTACCTCAAGAATTAAGCGATGGTGCCGAATGGATAATTAAAAAGGCACAAAGAAAAGACGAAAGACCATTGTACATTCTCGTATGGGGTTCGATTACTGATGTCGCTCAAGCAGTACACAAAGCACCCAATATCAAAGAAAAAATAAGAGTTTATTCCATTGGTTCGTGGAATACCCGACTCGATTCGCTTTCTCAAAACTATTTATTCGAGCAGCATCCAGACCTTTGGTGGATTGAAAATAACACTACTTTTAGAGGGATGTATATGGGAGGTAACCAAACCGATGATTATGGAAACTTAAGTTTTATTGAAAAACATGTTAAAGACTATGGTGCAATGGGCAAGCTGTTTTGGGAAAAGAAGAAAGATATAAAAATGGGTGATACACCCGCAGTTTTATACATGCTTCATGGAAACCCTGCTGATCCCGAAAGTGAAAGTTGGGGTGGTGCATTCATCAAAAAAGATCATGGACCAAATTACTGGACGGATAACCCAGATGCATCTTTGATTGAAAATGACAAAGCCGGAGCCAAGACGGTCAATAAATGGCGCAAAGCTTATCTTGATGATTGGAAGGAAAGGATGTTGTGGTTGAGATAA
- a CDS encoding cation:proton antiporter codes for MGIFTIVSILTVLSAIFAFINTRFLKLPFTIGLMIMAIALTFAVLALGAVNPVILEDSKALIQSIDFETILLDVMLSFLLFAGALHTKLDVLRSYKAPIALFSTLGVLLSTFLVGGMMYFLTNSLGHQVDFIYCLLFGALISPTDPIAVLGILKEAKAPKKLEIKIVGESLFNDGVGVVVFLVIFNMASKGIDAISFTDVVLLFAEEVGGGIVLGLILGWVGFQLMRIIDHYETEVMITLALVMGGYSLASFLHFSGPLAIVVAGLFIGNWSPQAAWSDTTQNYVDKFWELVDVFLNAILFVLIGFELLIITIDTEYILFGLLAIPVSLVARYLALAGPIAVFDKKLDFIPKTNMIMTWGGIRGGISIALALSLEPQMQRDFFLTITYTIVVFSIIGQGLTLGRLVKSVLNKNNIEV; via the coding sequence ATGGGGATTTTCACTATCGTTAGTATTCTTACTGTTCTTTCTGCCATCTTTGCTTTTATCAATACCCGTTTTCTTAAACTTCCATTTACCATTGGTCTCATGATTATGGCCATTGCACTTACTTTCGCAGTGTTGGCTTTGGGAGCAGTTAATCCAGTAATTTTAGAAGATTCCAAAGCGCTTATCCAAAGCATCGATTTCGAAACCATCTTACTAGATGTAATGCTGAGTTTTCTCCTTTTTGCAGGTGCATTGCATACTAAATTAGATGTATTAAGAAGTTACAAAGCCCCCATTGCTTTATTTTCTACTCTTGGCGTACTGCTATCAACTTTTTTAGTGGGAGGGATGATGTACTTCCTTACCAACTCACTTGGTCATCAGGTAGACTTTATTTATTGTTTATTGTTTGGAGCGCTCATTTCTCCTACAGACCCAATTGCAGTTTTAGGTATTTTAAAAGAAGCCAAAGCACCTAAAAAGTTAGAAATTAAAATTGTAGGTGAATCTCTTTTTAATGATGGCGTTGGTGTGGTTGTGTTTCTCGTAATATTCAATATGGCGTCTAAAGGCATAGATGCTATTTCTTTTACAGATGTGGTCTTGTTATTTGCAGAAGAAGTCGGTGGTGGTATTGTATTAGGTTTAATACTAGGCTGGGTAGGTTTTCAGTTGATGCGAATTATCGACCATTATGAAACTGAAGTGATGATTACTTTGGCGCTGGTAATGGGTGGATATAGTTTGGCAAGTTTTCTACATTTTTCAGGGCCTTTGGCGATTGTTGTTGCTGGTTTGTTTATTGGAAACTGGTCACCCCAAGCAGCATGGTCAGATACTACGCAAAACTACGTGGATAAATTTTGGGAATTGGTAGATGTGTTTTTAAACGCCATTCTTTTTGTGTTAATCGGTTTCGAATTGCTCATTATCACCATAGACACCGAATATATATTGTTTGGTTTGTTGGCAATTCCTGTTTCTTTGGTAGCCCGTTATTTGGCTTTGGCTGGTCCTATTGCCGTATTTGATAAGAAGCTAGATTTTATTCCTAAAACCAATATGATTATGACTTGGGGAGGTATTCGAGGTGGAATATCTATTGCTTTGGCACTTTCACTGGAACCTCAAATGCAAAGAGATTTCTTTCTTACCATTACATATACTATTGTAGTATTCTCCATCATCGGGCAAGGATTGACTTTAGGCAGACTAGTAAAAAGTGTATTGAATAAGAATAACATAGAAGTATAA
- a CDS encoding DUF4287 domain-containing protein, producing MAKTNPASGEETMIANLEKNTGKSLTEWIDIVQSKQFSKHGEILKFLKTEHQFTHGFANMVALKARKADAGSAANTEDLVTAQYKDKELLKEIYDVLIQTISGFGDDVEIAPKKAYVSIRRKKQFAMLQPATKTRFEISLNLKDQVPQGMLEAITKANAMCSHVIKITSKGEVNEEVVSWLRVAYEKAG from the coding sequence ATGGCAAAAACTAACCCGGCATCAGGTGAAGAAACCATGATAGCCAATTTGGAGAAAAACACAGGAAAATCGTTGACTGAGTGGATTGATATTGTTCAGTCTAAGCAGTTTAGTAAACATGGTGAAATATTAAAGTTTTTGAAAACAGAACACCAGTTTACACATGGTTTTGCAAATATGGTAGCACTAAAAGCCAGAAAAGCAGATGCTGGCTCTGCTGCTAATACAGAAGATTTAGTAACTGCGCAATACAAAGACAAGGAGCTACTCAAAGAAATTTATGATGTGCTTATACAAACAATTTCTGGCTTTGGAGATGATGTTGAAATAGCTCCAAAAAAAGCATATGTGAGCATACGAAGAAAAAAGCAATTTGCCATGTTGCAGCCTGCTACCAAGACTCGTTTCGAAATTAGCTTAAACTTAAAAGATCAAGTCCCACAAGGTATGCTAGAAGCAATAACTAAAGCCAATGCCATGTGCAGCCACGTAATTAAAATAACTTCTAAAGGTGAGGTAAACGAAGAAGTAGTAAGCTGGTTAAGAGTAGCTTATGAAAAGGCAGGTTAA
- a CDS encoding glycosyl hydrolase: MRIYRLQKLICLVVFCAFAFTPAIFAQKKRKSATAEELLSYDEKLYSKIEYRLIGPFRGGRSCTVAGVPGDPNVYYFGSVGGGVWKSMDGGNTYQNISDGFFGGSVGSIAIAPSDPNVIYVGLGEKTVRGNVSSNFGVWKSTDAGETWAFIGLENTMHIGRVRVHPKDPDIVYVAAMGDLWKPSEERGVFKTTNGGTSWEKVLFANEDAGAVDLILEPGNPRVIYASTWNVRRTPYSFSSGGPGSDLWKSTDAGKTWKKLTDLPNMPASPRGIIGVTVSPVNPKRVWALIEANDGGVFRSDDAGKTWKKINENRALRSRAWYYTRIYADSQNEDMVYVMNVSYAVSKDGGENFNLHNAPHGDHHDLWIDPYNNQRMIIGDDGGAQVSNDAGENWSTYYNQPTAQFYRIETDNSFPYRIYSAQQDNTSVRIYHRTAGNSISERDWEITAGGESAWHAVDPKNDNIVYGGNYKGYLYRFDHETQQRRYINVWPLNPAGSGVEVMKYRFNWNFPIMFSKHEPEKLYAFSNHVHVTTNEGQTWETISPDLTRNDSTTLKSSGGPITQDNTGVEFYANIFTIMESPHEKGVLWTGSDDGLLHLTKDGGKNWKNVTPPEAPKWIMWNSIDPHPTNPGSAYIAGTMYKSGDFTPYLYKTSDYGQTWTKITSGIDAKDFTRVVRADPKKEGLLYAGTEYGMYISFDDGASWKPFQLNLPIVSITDLKFKDNNLIVATQGRSFWIIDDLTPLHQLSETVAKSDFHLYKPKDSYRMRTANGRGNMKLEGKNHPDGVMMYFYLKDKPDSTFTASLEVTEPNGKVIKTFDYKAKNPKEKLAVNQGMNLFLWDMHYPDAVSFPGLILYSSNTKGPIAIPGNYKAKLTVNGESVEQDFKILIDPRIKSTQDDLQAQFDFLIEVRDKLSEAHQTVIDIRKIKKDIDYLKEKLGDEAAYQEIISKAEKLKKDLTVIENNIHETRNQAYQDPLNFGIKLNNRLAFLATHESAGDFRPSDQGIAYKKEVSEQIDKELADYKKTVDESVGEINKMIKDNSLDFIMVNTDESENTSGR, translated from the coding sequence ATGAGAATTTACAGATTACAAAAATTAATCTGCTTGGTGGTTTTCTGTGCCTTTGCTTTTACCCCGGCAATATTTGCACAAAAAAAAAGAAAATCAGCTACCGCAGAAGAATTACTTAGCTACGATGAAAAGCTCTACAGCAAAATAGAGTATCGCTTAATCGGGCCATTTAGGGGAGGTCGATCTTGTACCGTTGCCGGAGTTCCGGGTGACCCTAATGTCTACTATTTTGGTTCTGTTGGTGGAGGTGTTTGGAAATCGATGGATGGCGGAAATACCTACCAAAACATTTCAGATGGTTTCTTTGGTGGCTCTGTTGGCTCAATTGCCATTGCTCCTTCTGACCCCAATGTTATTTATGTTGGCTTGGGTGAAAAAACTGTACGTGGTAATGTGTCTTCTAACTTTGGAGTTTGGAAATCTACTGATGCTGGCGAAACTTGGGCATTTATCGGTTTAGAAAACACTATGCACATTGGCAGAGTAAGAGTACACCCAAAAGACCCAGACATTGTATATGTAGCTGCCATGGGCGATTTATGGAAGCCCTCTGAAGAAAGAGGTGTTTTTAAAACAACTAATGGTGGTACAAGTTGGGAAAAAGTCTTGTTTGCCAACGAAGATGCCGGAGCAGTTGATCTAATTTTAGAACCGGGAAATCCAAGAGTAATTTATGCCAGTACTTGGAATGTACGCAGAACACCTTACAGCTTTTCTAGCGGTGGTCCTGGTTCTGACCTTTGGAAAAGTACCGATGCAGGTAAAACTTGGAAAAAACTTACCGATCTGCCTAATATGCCAGCCTCACCAAGAGGAATTATTGGTGTAACTGTTTCACCAGTAAATCCTAAAAGAGTTTGGGCTTTAATTGAAGCAAACGATGGTGGTGTTTTCCGTTCAGATGATGCTGGTAAAACTTGGAAGAAGATTAATGAAAACCGCGCTCTAAGATCGCGTGCTTGGTATTATACCAGAATTTATGCAGACTCACAAAACGAAGACATGGTTTATGTAATGAACGTTTCTTATGCTGTTTCTAAAGATGGCGGTGAGAATTTCAACTTGCACAATGCACCTCATGGCGACCACCACGATTTATGGATCGATCCTTACAACAACCAAAGAATGATAATTGGTGATGATGGCGGAGCGCAAGTTTCAAACGATGCGGGTGAAAACTGGTCTACTTATTACAACCAACCTACTGCACAGTTCTATCGCATCGAAACAGACAACAGTTTCCCTTATAGAATTTACAGTGCTCAACAAGATAATACTTCTGTGAGAATCTACCACAGAACTGCTGGCAATAGCATTAGCGAAAGAGACTGGGAAATAACTGCCGGTGGTGAGAGTGCTTGGCATGCTGTTGATCCTAAAAACGATAATATTGTTTACGGAGGAAATTACAAAGGTTACCTCTATCGCTTCGATCACGAAACCCAACAGCGTAGATACATCAATGTATGGCCACTAAACCCTGCCGGTTCTGGTGTTGAAGTAATGAAATACCGTTTCAATTGGAATTTTCCAATTATGTTTTCTAAACACGAACCAGAGAAATTATATGCATTTTCTAACCATGTACATGTCACCACTAATGAAGGCCAAACATGGGAAACCATAAGCCCAGACCTTACCAGAAACGATTCTACCACTTTAAAGTCTTCTGGTGGACCTATTACACAAGACAACACTGGTGTTGAGTTCTATGCAAACATTTTCACCATTATGGAAAGCCCGCATGAGAAAGGTGTTTTATGGACTGGTTCAGATGATGGACTGTTACACCTTACTAAAGATGGTGGCAAAAACTGGAAAAATGTAACTCCTCCTGAGGCTCCAAAGTGGATTATGTGGAACTCAATAGATCCGCATCCAACTAATCCGGGTAGCGCTTATATTGCAGGAACCATGTATAAAAGTGGCGATTTCACTCCATATCTTTACAAAACCTCAGATTATGGACAAACTTGGACAAAAATTACTAGTGGAATCGATGCCAAGGATTTTACAAGAGTAGTTCGTGCAGACCCTAAAAAAGAAGGTTTGTTATACGCTGGTACAGAATACGGCATGTATATCTCATTTGATGATGGTGCTAGTTGGAAACCTTTCCAGTTAAACTTGCCGATTGTTTCAATTACTGATTTAAAGTTTAAAGACAATAACTTAATCGTTGCTACACAAGGTAGAAGCTTCTGGATTATCGACGACCTTACTCCTTTGCATCAACTAAGTGAAACAGTAGCAAAGAGCGATTTTCACCTCTACAAACCAAAGGATAGTTACAGAATGAGAACTGCCAATGGCAGAGGCAACATGAAACTGGAAGGCAAAAACCACCCTGATGGTGTAATGATGTATTTCTATTTGAAAGACAAACCAGATAGCACTTTTACTGCTTCTTTGGAGGTTACAGAACCGAATGGAAAAGTAATTAAGACTTTTGATTACAAAGCAAAAAATCCGAAAGAAAAACTGGCAGTAAACCAAGGCATGAATCTATTCCTTTGGGATATGCACTATCCAGATGCGGTGTCATTTCCGGGTTTGATTTTGTATTCTTCTAACACCAAAGGTCCTATAGCTATACCAGGTAACTACAAAGCAAAATTAACTGTAAATGGAGAATCTGTTGAACAGGACTTTAAAATCTTAATTGACCCAAGAATTAAAAGCACACAAGATGATTTGCAAGCTCAGTTTGATTTCTTAATTGAAGTAAGAGATAAACTTTCAGAAGCACATCAGACAGTAATTGATATTAGAAAAATTAAAAAAGACATTGATTACTTGAAAGAGAAACTGGGAGATGAAGCGGCTTATCAAGAGATTATTTCAAAAGCAGAAAAATTGAAAAAAGACCTAACTGTAATTGAAAATAACATTCATGAAACCCGCAATCAGGCTTATCAAGACCCTTTAAACTTTGGGATTAAGCTTAACAATAGGCTTGCATTTTTAGCTACACATGAGTCTGCTGGCGATTTTAGACCTTCTGATCAAGGTATTGCTTACAAAAAAGAAGTAAGTGAGCAAATAGATAAAGAACTCGCAGATTACAAGAAGACTGTAGATGAAAGTGTTGGTGAAATTAATAAGATGATCAAAGACAATTCACTTGATTTTATTATGGTGAATACCGATGAGTCTGAAAATACTTCAGGAAGGTAA
- a CDS encoding IPT/TIG domain-containing protein, with protein sequence MKFIFQKTTLFLALWLAICLNAYAQHVNISGSSKLNLSGTVKLRVAGSSSELLISDNASINDDNTNSIIVEGDFSNESGDINLDGALIFNGTTYQYFYGTGTIATLTVSNEQDVDIEGPLLVNSNLNLGTGNITTIADDDLTINHDVTISGAGADSYVDGPLRIRATSAINHTLNFPIGTGTTYKPARIHFTQIAVNGYYVGQVYDNNSASYGLESTLQSVSTARYWEISSDETVTSAYIELPVGTDDGVLNANLVRIARADGGQWTNIGGINIESVPGTVRSSSSFNSFGEFTIASALNNSTDPIIYSITPDNGYEGDLITISGAYLGNSNGTIRFDDVTASASDIVSWSDDKIEVKVPIGLSPGSNVNIEITVSGGSSPIDFSFQFTVKDPSVTCSDFSISTFPISTDPVNSGDNAVLAINVNDPSLVDAAGVYYRGISQEDWLGPFTPTLNDTQYSYEVSSSVDDIGIEYYYTFSFADCNTISSNVAYTYIYYPNGVSIPGLTPGDEPGDYDLFSIPLDLDATAVTSVFDELGSFDKSKWRVFRIQSGDYQEYNSFSNIDLGRGYLILYTQNTTSFNSGAGTTVTATKDNPFSMSLQQGWNMIASPYLFTISWEDVLSDNGIDNSLENFHVYTSTGYQNSNGILDAFEGAIYFAESAENVDISVIKDNSINGRIAGVKETKNPLDNENWQVKLNLTSQAGITTTGGFGMSLNANESKDAMDAMLPPKIANASDFYFNHQEYFYPYFSKDIVPKAENYEWSFEVNPAPSDDLVTFSWENDYFGENDKNLYLLDEANGFVINMRNQNTYAFNAKQSQQFKVIYGDSEKLNLLEPVIGAVYPNPTANQLYIPLSLPTDTQESNISINLYDLSGRLSGQINMDNLSAGYQLIELNDNGIFDNLSRGMYAMQIVLESDGKLIRKNVKLMID encoded by the coding sequence ATGAAATTCATTTTTCAAAAAACTACACTTTTTCTTGCACTTTGGCTGGCAATCTGCCTGAATGCTTATGCGCAGCATGTCAATATAAGTGGCAGCAGCAAGCTCAACCTTTCAGGAACTGTTAAGTTAAGGGTAGCAGGTTCAAGTTCCGAATTATTAATTTCAGATAATGCCAGTATTAATGATGATAATACCAATAGTATTATTGTAGAAGGTGATTTTAGCAATGAATCTGGTGATATTAATTTGGATGGGGCGCTAATATTTAATGGTACAACTTACCAATATTTTTACGGCACTGGAACCATTGCCACTTTAACTGTGAGCAACGAGCAAGACGTAGATATTGAAGGCCCTTTATTAGTAAACTCCAACCTTAACTTAGGCACTGGTAACATCACAACAATTGCTGATGATGATCTTACTATTAATCACGATGTAACAATTTCTGGTGCTGGTGCAGATAGTTATGTGGATGGCCCACTAAGAATTAGAGCTACTTCAGCCATTAATCATACACTTAATTTTCCTATTGGAACTGGCACGACTTATAAACCCGCTAGAATACATTTTACACAAATTGCGGTTAATGGTTATTATGTAGGACAGGTTTACGATAATAATTCTGCTAGCTATGGGCTTGAAAGCACACTGCAATCTGTATCCACAGCCAGATACTGGGAGATTAGCTCAGATGAAACTGTAACAAGTGCTTATATAGAATTACCAGTCGGAACTGACGATGGTGTACTTAATGCCAATTTGGTTAGAATTGCCAGAGCAGATGGCGGACAATGGACAAACATTGGTGGTATCAATATCGAAAGTGTACCGGGAACAGTTCGATCTTCTAGTAGTTTCAATTCGTTTGGTGAGTTTACAATTGCCTCAGCATTAAACAATTCAACAGACCCTATAATCTATTCTATTACTCCTGATAATGGTTACGAAGGTGATCTCATCACAATTTCTGGAGCATATTTAGGTAATTCTAATGGTACTATCAGATTCGATGATGTAACTGCTTCAGCTTCTGACATTGTCTCTTGGAGTGACGATAAAATCGAAGTGAAAGTTCCAATAGGTTTATCTCCGGGAAGCAATGTAAATATTGAAATCACTGTAAGTGGAGGCTCTTCTCCAATAGATTTCAGTTTCCAGTTTACAGTAAAAGATCCTTCTGTAACATGTTCAGATTTTAGTATCTCAACTTTCCCTATTAGTACAGATCCTGTAAACTCTGGTGATAATGCGGTTTTAGCAATTAATGTAAACGATCCTTCATTGGTTGATGCCGCAGGAGTTTACTACAGAGGAATTTCTCAAGAAGACTGGTTGGGACCCTTTACTCCTACTTTAAATGATACTCAATATTCATATGAAGTTAGCTCTTCAGTAGATGACATAGGCATAGAGTATTACTATACTTTTAGTTTTGCAGATTGCAATACCATAAGCTCAAACGTGGCTTATACTTATATATATTATCCAAATGGTGTAAGCATTCCAGGCTTAACTCCGGGTGATGAACCGGGTGATTACGACCTGTTTTCAATCCCGCTAGATCTTGATGCAACAGCTGTTACCAGTGTTTTTGATGAGTTGGGCTCATTCGACAAATCAAAATGGAGGGTATTTAGAATTCAAAGTGGAGATTATCAAGAATATAATAGTTTCTCTAATATCGATTTAGGGAGAGGCTATCTCATTCTTTATACCCAAAATACAACGAGTTTTAATAGCGGTGCAGGTACAACAGTTACAGCAACCAAAGACAATCCTTTCTCAATGAGCTTACAACAAGGTTGGAACATGATTGCCTCTCCCTACTTGTTTACCATCTCATGGGAAGATGTACTTTCAGATAATGGAATAGACAACTCACTCGAAAACTTCCATGTTTATACCAGTACAGGTTATCAAAACTCTAATGGCATACTTGATGCTTTCGAAGGTGCAATCTATTTTGCTGAAAGCGCTGAAAATGTTGATATTTCTGTAATTAAAGACAATAGCATTAATGGCAGAATTGCTGGTGTAAAAGAAACTAAAAATCCATTAGATAATGAAAACTGGCAAGTAAAACTAAACCTCACTAGCCAAGCTGGAATTACAACTACAGGTGGTTTTGGTATGAGCTTAAATGCCAATGAGAGTAAAGATGCCATGGATGCAATGCTTCCACCAAAAATTGCCAATGCATCAGATTTTTACTTTAATCATCAAGAGTATTTCTATCCTTATTTTTCAAAAGACATAGTACCAAAAGCAGAAAATTATGAGTGGAGTTTTGAGGTCAATCCTGCACCAAGTGATGATCTGGTTACATTCTCTTGGGAAAATGATTACTTTGGAGAAAATGATAAAAACCTCTATCTACTCGATGAAGCAAACGGCTTCGTAATTAACATGCGTAATCAAAATACTTATGCCTTTAATGCAAAACAGAGTCAGCAATTTAAAGTGATCTATGGTGATAGTGAAAAGCTAAACTTGCTTGAACCAGTAATTGGTGCTGTCTACCCAAACCCTACAGCCAACCAATTATACATTCCTCTTTCGTTGCCAACAGATACGCAAGAAAGTAATATCAGCATCAATCTATATGATCTTTCTGGTAGATTAAGCGGACAAATTAATATGGATAATTTATCTGCCGGATATCAACTAATTGAGCTTAATGATAACGGCATTTTTGATAATTTAAGTCGTGGTATGTATGCCATGCAAATTGTTTTAGAAAGTGATGGTAAATTGATCAGAAAAAATGTTAAATTGATGATCGATTAA
- a CDS encoding (2Fe-2S)-binding protein → MASFKFNLNGKTIQLDNVDPDMPLLWALRENLGLTGTKFGCGIAQCGVCTVHLDGNAIKSCVLPVAAVENKEVTTIEGLSENNDHPVQQAWIEEQVPQCGYCQSGQIMAAAALLKNNPTASETEVEAAMQAVYCRCGTYPRIKKALAKLVKS, encoded by the coding sequence ATGGCCTCTTTCAAATTTAACCTCAACGGTAAAACAATACAATTAGATAATGTTGATCCAGATATGCCACTTTTATGGGCTTTAAGAGAAAATCTTGGTTTAACAGGTACAAAATTCGGCTGTGGAATTGCCCAATGTGGTGTTTGTACAGTCCATCTCGATGGAAATGCGATAAAATCTTGTGTACTTCCTGTAGCTGCAGTAGAGAATAAAGAAGTGACAACAATCGAAGGATTATCTGAAAATAACGATCATCCTGTGCAGCAAGCTTGGATAGAAGAACAAGTTCCACAGTGCGGTTATTGCCAATCTGGGCAAATTATGGCCGCTGCTGCTTTGTTAAAAAACAATCCGACTGCCAGCGAAACTGAAGTAGAAGCGGCAATGCAAGCTGTTTATTGCCGCTGTGGAACATACCCAAGAATTAAAAAAGCATTAGCCAAACTCGTAAAATCATAA